Proteins from a genomic interval of Cupriavidus pauculus:
- a CDS encoding GGDEF domain-containing protein, whose amino-acid sequence MTQRYSPMFLSGQVYSAPRWPFTRWVAEPGRDVPAEIREALVGSLFGTLSIFFGGILNTLMVATVITLHLRRPEFLVWLGLEAVICLARVVVLFRARAAARQGRATPTDLHILLTLAWAASVGLGAYLSVISGDWLSAAMACLSAAAMCGGICFRNYGAPRLTALMILLSLGPICAGALQAHEPLFLLTLLQLPVYVFSMTSASFRMNAMVVATMRSERENAYRARHDSLTGLLNRSSLLAEIREASALRMAAGRYLTLLYMDLDGFKPVNDSFGHGSGDELLVRVGERLRGAVPGRGLVYRIGGDEFVIVLRNESTQSVQALAQDLLREVSAPYLLSSGHQARLGVSIGIAHVRPEGLTADDILHLADRALYRAKARGKGQFQFATSDD is encoded by the coding sequence ATGACCCAACGCTACTCCCCCATGTTCCTGTCGGGCCAGGTCTACAGTGCCCCGCGCTGGCCCTTCACGCGCTGGGTTGCCGAACCTGGCCGGGACGTGCCGGCCGAAATCCGCGAGGCGCTGGTGGGCAGCCTGTTCGGCACGCTGTCGATCTTCTTTGGCGGCATCCTGAACACGCTGATGGTGGCCACCGTCATCACGCTGCATCTGCGCCGGCCCGAATTCCTGGTCTGGCTGGGGCTGGAAGCGGTCATCTGCCTGGCGCGCGTGGTCGTTCTGTTCCGCGCCCGCGCCGCCGCCCGGCAGGGCCGCGCCACGCCCACCGACCTCCATATCCTGCTGACCCTGGCCTGGGCGGCCAGCGTCGGGCTGGGCGCCTACCTGAGCGTCATCAGCGGCGACTGGCTCAGCGCGGCCATGGCGTGCCTGTCGGCCGCGGCCATGTGCGGCGGTATCTGTTTTCGCAATTACGGCGCGCCGCGCCTGACGGCGCTGATGATTCTGCTGAGCCTGGGCCCGATCTGCGCGGGCGCGCTGCAGGCCCACGAGCCGCTGTTCCTGCTCACGCTGCTGCAACTGCCCGTGTATGTCTTCAGCATGACCAGCGCGTCGTTCCGGATGAACGCGATGGTGGTGGCGACGATGCGTTCCGAGCGGGAAAACGCCTACCGCGCCCGGCACGACTCGCTGACCGGGCTGCTGAACCGGTCGAGCCTGCTGGCGGAAATCCGCGAGGCCAGCGCGCTGCGCATGGCCGCCGGCCGCTACCTGACGCTGCTCTATATGGATCTGGACGGCTTCAAGCCCGTCAACGACTCGTTCGGCCATGGCAGCGGCGACGAGTTGCTGGTGCGCGTGGGCGAGCGGCTGCGCGGCGCCGTGCCGGGGCGCGGGCTGGTCTACCGCATCGGCGGCGACGAATTCGTGATCGTGCTGCGCAACGAAAGCACCCAGAGCGTGCAGGCGCTGGCGCAGGACCTGCTGCGCGAGGTAAGCGCCCCCTATCTGCTCTCCTCCGGCCACCAGGCCCGGCTCGGCGTCAGCATCGGCATCGCCCATGTGCGGCCCGAGGGTCTGACCGCCGACGACATCCTGCACCTGGCCGACCGGGCGCTGTACCGCGCCAAGGCGCGCGGCAAGGGCCAGTTCCAGTTCGCCACCTCCGACGACTGA